The Lolium rigidum isolate FL_2022 chromosome 1, APGP_CSIRO_Lrig_0.1, whole genome shotgun sequence region ggagatCTCTCTCATCCCTGCATCAAAGATATTTTGACCAAGTGGTATGAGATTGATACTAGGATAAGGTTGGAGGAAGGTTATATCCCTGACAGGAAAGAAGTTTTGCTTGacattgaagaagaagagaaggaaggTGCACTCAGCCGCCACAGTGAGAAGCTGGCCATCGCATTTGCTTTGATTAGTACAAGTGATAATACGCCCATTCGGATTGTCAAGAACCTCAGAGTCTGCCAAGATTGCCATCATGTCACCAAACTTATATCCAAAGTATACGGGAGAGAAATTATTGTCAGAGATCGAGCGCGTTTCCATTTGTTCAAAGATGGCATCTGTTCATGCAAGGACTATTGGTAGTAACTAGCAAACTGTGTACTAACAGCTGTACCTGTCTCATTATCGAGCATGGACTATTCAGCCCAGAAAAATATGGCATTCATGATACATCAGTGATGCATGAGTTGAGGTATAAAGTTAGTGGAGTACAAAAATTCCCTCCTAATTATAATGTACATAAATAAATGCAGTAAATCGTCAATAGACATTCATGTTCATCTCTGAACAAATATATATCATTATTAATCTGCATTCTTGCGTTACATTTAGTTCTGAACCAAGGATACTGTCTTTTTTAAGCTCTACTGTTTTCTCTTGAAAAGAATCAAAAGCAATGTACTATATATATGAACCTTGTTGACAGATTTAGCTGGAAAAGATCCTCCTCCATTGTTACACTAGTACCATGATTACACAGTATGGCAATGCTAGCAAGAGACGAACTGCGGAAGGTCGGTAGAGATTGAACCCAAGAGAGATGCTGGCTTAAAAAGATGGTGAATAATTCTGTAAAATAAACAACTGCATAACTGGAACATGATTAAAAGTAGAAAAGATTATATGCTTGATAAGAAAATAGAATATAGTGCATGGGGTACAAATATGTCCAAGGTTTTTCTCTGCTATGGAAAACCAGAATAGTTAGTTCTCAGAGCTGACACAAATATATGAATGATTCTTATGGCACATACAGAGCACTGCCACAGCCTTTCGTGTTACAATCTGAATTGCATTGAAGTTGTTTTATTTCATATGGATCTGAATTAGCTCTGTTGTGTAAAGTGTTTTACTTGCTACCTGTCGCTTATCATCCATCGTGTAATAATTTATGAGGAGAATAAGCATTCTCAGAGTATAAATTGGCAGGATATCACTCAAATTAGAAAACTCTTTCTTTTGTACTTCCTATTTAACTGGAAACTGTAGGTGAGGCTCctacagtatttttttttattGATGAGAGAATAACACATACAAGAAAGAGATGGGAGGGGGACCAGGGGGGAGGAGAGATACAAAGGGTGCCGCCCAAGTTGTTAGGACAAGGAACTCAAACTAGGATTTACATTGTCAAAGACTTCAGCATTCCTAGTCTTCCAGGTGTCCCAAGTAGTTTCCTCACTCTTTGTACTTAAATTCAGATGAAGTGTGGGAATGTTAATCAACGTGCCATATAAACTTTTTGACTGGTCTGTTTTTAAAAGATAGAAAGGGATTTTCTAGTAAATGCTTGTTAATGACACCACCTTTTTTTACTCCAGGTTTTTGATATTACGATCGTCAAACCTTCCGAATTTGTGGAGTATGCTCTGGGTTGTTTGGAGCAACTTGCCGATTCTGGGGATCATAGTGCAAGATCAGTTCGCGATAACCTGAGAGTCATGGTATGTATGTACTAACTTTGCTAGATGCAATAACTGTAAACAACTAAAGATCACTACATAATATATGCATTTCTCTTTGTTTTAGTTTATGCATTTGAAAGTGCTACTGAGTAGTGACATCACACCTTATAGATATTATTATACTAGTTGATGCTAAGTATTTTACAAATAAGTATTCTGACATCACACATTACAGATAATATTATACTAGTTGATGCTAAGTATTTTGAATTTACAAATAAGTATTCTTACCTATTTTGTGGACAAGAAGTATATTGTTTCACTGTTTCATCCAATGGCACACACAGTAGTCAGCAACACCCTTTCATATTCTCCGAAAGCTTCTAAATACTTGCTGTGCTTTACCTACCTAGGTAGCAGGAGGTGATGGTACAGTAGGCTGGGTGTTGGGATGCTTAGGAGAACTATATGTTCAGAACCGGGAACCTGTTCCGCCAGTTGCTGTCATACCACTTGGAACAGGAAATGATCTTTCCAGGAGCTTTGGTTGGGTAAAAGGATCTCTTTCTTTGGTTCTTATAGTTACCCAATGATACTTACTGCAAGTTTTCATCCTTAACAGTTATTTTCAGGGTGCTTCATTTCCTTTCTCATGGAAAGCTGCTGCTAAACGATCTCTCTACAAGGCTATTTTGGGCCCAGTTTCTTCTTTGGACAGGTTATTCTTGTTTATCTAATAATAAAGTTGTTAAGATTTTTCTTTGCATTCTGATTTTTAATTTAGTAGATGTGATGCATATGTATCAAGTATAAACTAATTTACTCTGCACCGAAAGCAACCCTAACCTGATTCAAAGGATAGCTGCCCCTGGTTGCCTATGCACGGACCCATACCTTAGCTAGCCATGCCCATAACAAACAAGGACTAACATTGTCCTTGACGTGCTCATGTTAGTAGGAATATGATCCTGGTGATCTGTCAGGTCCGTATTAGAAGGTCCTGTTTTATGGTAGGCACTGCAGGTGTTGATAATACACATCGGCTTTAGGGGTGTTTCTGTTGTTTAACAGAGCATGCAGTGACTGAAACGCCAGACTATCGTAGCTATCCTGAAAGATTCCATGTCCATATTAATGCCATTAAGGTTTCCTTTGTACGGGAGATACTCATGCTTGAAGTGACCTATTCCATCAGTATAGCTCGTCACTGAACTTGCTACATCATGTTTATTTTGTGTGTTCATCCACTGTTCTTGCATGAcatgttattttatgtgtgtCAACTATAGCACTATAGCTGCAGAACTGTATAATCAAGTTTCTTCTCTAGTACTCCTTTTGTGCCatgatataagatgttattacaaccaatatgAGTATAACTGTTGTAATAACTTCTTATATCATGGGACAGAGGGAATAGGTATGTTTCATACTTCCAGAATTGATCACTTCCAGTTGTTGAATATCAGTCACCTTGTGCAGCTGGCACGTCGTTGTTTCTATGCcagaagaaaaagaggaagaacaaGAACTGAATCTTCCCCACTCCCTTAGGCACCTCGGGGAGTGTACATTTTATGATGTACTTCTTATGGACTCTCTTGTAGCAATGTTTCATCAGCAAAGTGCAGTTTATTTTCCCACACTCCacatgattgtaataatatgtacTGCAGGACGGCACTGCTGAGGGAGAGTTGCCTGAGACAATTTTATGCTTTGATGGCGTCTTCTATAATTACTTCAGCATAGGTACTTTCTTTCTTGACATGGCAACTTCTAGTTGCATTGCTTGTATTTGTCTTCATTATTTAAGAACATACTCCCTtcgtcccataatataagatgtatGATAACCAATATAATTTGGTTCTAATAACATCTTACATTATGTGGCGGAGGGAGTATGTGCTAGCATCTCCTAATAAAGAAAtttagatgaggctcttgtttggAATAATCTTGGTTATATATTTACAGTGCCTTCTTCTAGGCAAAAGAGTAGCAGAGAAATTTGTTTCAATTTATCCATTCTTCTAGACGAATATGCTACAGATTGTTCAAAGCTTGAGCAAACTCCTTTGCTCATTGTCTTCTAAAAAATCGAGCATATTTCCTTATATTGTTCCTGGGTGATAAGTTTGTTCATTTTTATGCTATTTAATAGTAAAGTAACACATTTGTTAGTTCTTCCTTGGAAATAATAAGATGAATCATCTCTCTAGAGTTATTTCTGTCACCCCTGACATTCATATCAGCACCGAACAAAATGATGCATATAACCTAGTGTACATATGTCGGGCTTGTTTTGTTGTTACCATATGTTGTTATTTCTAATTTTCACTCGTGTATGTATCATTCCAAAAACAAAAGGGCCTTCACCGTGCATTTGGTCTGAAATGCAGGGATGGATGCTCAAGTGGCATACGGATTTCATCAGCTACGTGACGAGAAGCCATTCCTTGCAAGTGGTCCTTTATCTAATAAGGTATGCAACTTACTGACGCCATTTCCTTCAATAATGGGAATTCTACAACTCCCCAGCCTAAACTTTTTGATATAGCTTTGTCTGTTCAAGTTTTATGTCCTTTTTGGTTCTATACTCGTAATGGTTACTTGGAGTAGAACCATCGTTACTGTCTAGAGACTACAAGACATCTTCTGAAGCATCTGGTTAATTAGAGCAGTGGGAAATGACAGCTGATTAGCTGATTTACAAAACATCTGGTTAATTGTCTGTGAATTGCATCAAAACATAAAATTAGTGGCTTTATGGCTGCAGAGATGATTCAGAATTTATTTTGCTTGCATAGGTTGATGAATACTTTATCTAGTAGGGGATAGTTATCTTTTGGTAGGGGATGAGGATAGTTTCAAGTTGTGAATTTTGTTATGGCATTCTATAGTTCTTGTAACAAGATTTTGAAGTGAACCCTGATAACTAAATTACTGATTAGCTGATTTTATGACAGTTAATTTACGCAGGATATACCTGCAAGCAAGGATGGTTCTTTACACAGTGTATTAGCGACCCTGAACTACGGTACACTATCCTTTTTTCTTAATATATGGTGCCTATTACTAATATCTGGAAATCTGGGAACACCATCAACCAAGTGATTATTTTCGTATTTCTGTTATCTGCTTTCATTTTTTAAATGGGCCAAGTGTGTTTTTTGTACAAAGAGAGCATGTTGAAATGCTTACATATGAGTGATTCAAGATCATAGCTGTCATTTCCAGTGCTCTAATTTTGCGAAATTATCATCTTAGAATTTATTTTAGCTTTGTTCAGTTTCTTTGATTCCTTTATGGTATGTCCAAGTGACCAAGTCAAACTCATTCATAACTGTGATTTTTTCTAAGCTAGAGTAGACCAGTAAAGACTTGGTTAAGGGTTTCAGATAAGGATTTCAGTTATCTGCAGTAATTAACGCTCCTGACATTCTTTATCATATTAGGGGATTGACGAACATTATCCGTTTATCAGTAAAGAAGATGGACAGTTCTGAGTGGGAGCACATCCCTGTACCATCAAGGCAAGTTAGCAGTTTCTTGCTATCAGTGAAACAATTCTGGTCTGCATATTTTAAATTGATCTCAGAACTATTTAGTTACTGGAAACATTGGATCCACTGCTCTTGGGTATATCTGAGAGTATTATGGACACATATGTTTCCGAAATACTATAgcacaaatatatatataatgtAATTACAGTTCAGAAAATTGTTCTGATGCAGTGTAAGGGCTATTGTTGCGTTAAACCTTCACAACTATGCGAGTGGAAGGAACCCATGGGGAACTTTGAAACCTGAATACTTGGAAAAGGTGTGATGAATACAGTAATGTGATTATTTATTATTTTTCCTCTTTACTAACATTTTCCTCTTATGTGAATAGAAAGGATTTGTCGAAGCCCAATCAGATGATGGCCTTCTTGAAATATTTGGGTTGAAGCAAGGGTGGCATGCATCGCTCGTGATGGTTGAACTTATATCTGCCAAACACATTGCCCAGGTATTTGTGTACACAAAAACTATCGGGTACCCATATGGAA contains the following coding sequences:
- the LOC124686130 gene encoding diacylglycerol kinase 4-like, coding for MRPRSRSFSEMSISLSAAPSPAEREALRTPRSPPAGYASPPLVGALIESLSFRSCGFGRAASSAFEKEDLRLRATLPQRLRDAVHAALKARDPSAGAFALAEAPGVGGAAANPWFALAPEDAPENPLVAFVNPRSGGRLGPVLKTRLQELIGEDQVFDITIVKPSEFVEYALGCLEQLADSGDHSARSVRDNLRVMGASFPFSWKAAAKRSLYKAILGPVSSLDSWHVVVSMPEEKEEEQELNLPHSLRHLGECTFYDDGTAEGELPETILCFDGVFYNYFSIGMDAQVAYGFHQLRDEKPFLASGPLSNKLIYAGYTCKQGWFFTQCISDPELRGLTNIIRLSVKKMDSSEWEHIPVPSSVRAIVALNLHNYASGRNPWGTLKPEYLEKKGFVEAQSDDGLLEIFGLKQGWHASLVMVELISAKHIAQAAAIRLEIKGGQWRDAYMQMDGEPWKQPLNAEYSTFVDIKRVPYRSLIINGADR